CCCATACATAACTGTTAGTGTCTGGCTTCAGCTTCAGATACTGAAGAAGCAGGTCCCCACTACTGTCAACGTCAATAACTTTGGCGTAGAAAAAGACAGTTCTCTGACGACCAAGCAAAGGTACTTCAATAAAGCATCCTTCACTCACTTGAGAAGTATTGGTTGGCGAGATTGAAGGGGGCAGGGAAGGGCAGACAGGCGACTGGTCTGGGTCAGGGCAGACAGGCGACTGGTCTGGGTCAGGGCAGTCAGGCGACTTGTCTGGGGCAGGGCAGTCAGGGGACTGGTTGACAGCGAGCAGGAGCAACTGGTTGATGGCGAGCAGGGGCGACTAGTTGACTGCGAGAAGGGGCGACTGGTTGATGGCAAGCAGGGGCGACTGGTTGACGGTGAGCAGGGGCGACTAGTTGACTGCGAGAAGGGGCGACTGGTTGATGGCGAGCAGGGGCGACTAGTTGACTGCGAGAAGGGGCGACTGGTTGATGGCAAGCAGGGGCGACTGGTTGACGGTGAGCAGGGGCAGCTGGTTGACGGCAAGCAGGGGCGACTTGGGCAGCACCAACAGGAATAAGGGTCTCCCTGGTCCAGGTGCCAGCAATCTCCTGATTGCCACACTGCCCAATGCCTGATTGGCAAGCCTCACAGAAGCAGCTGAGCTGCCGTGTCAACAAGATGTGTTGCTCAACACACTTGACAGCGTGGAGCGATCTGGTTCCCTTTAAAGTCTTAACAGGCCTGTTTCTGTCCCTGATAATGTCCCCTACATGAACCCAAAAAAATGATCTCAGGAAATGTTTGCATTCCTCTCCAGGCTGCTTGTTGAGGGGACTGCCAAATCAGTAGTCAAACAGATCTTTTGCATCTGTTACGATGGCAGCCCCCCCCTTGATGGCTGTCGCAGCGTTGTGCTTGACCACAGCACTCTCGCCGTCAGAAGGTCCCTTCCCATGCCTGGACCCAAAGAAATTTCTTTCGAAAGTGCTGCCATGGTCGTCCAGTGCATGTGATATGTCAGCAAAGGGTCCCTTGGACTTATACTGCGATCCGCAGCCATCTGTCCACTGGACGATGTGGTCTACATCCAGGCTTCGAGCGGACTTCAGGTGCTCTACTGCAGCCGTGGTAAAATGATGGACAGCGTGGTGGTCGTGCTGTTTGTCGTCGCTGATAAACACCAGCGACTCGGTGACGCACTCCTGGCAATGGGCGTAGGCATAGTACGTGACTATGGGATGGACTGTCGCCAGCTCATGATGCCAGTGGGCAGACTGGACCTCATCCTGGTACGTGCAGTTGAAGTTTTCTGCGAAGTCCAGTACCATGCCCACTGTCTTCGGAGGGAAAGGGGTCGACTTCCTCATGGCCTCAAACTGCTGATGCAGCCAGTTTGCTCGAAAGAGATGACCGGCGAGAAAAGTCAGTTCCTCTCGCAGTTCTGCAAGTAGCCCAGCCGATGTCCCCTGCTTTCTCACCAACATCTTTCGGCTCACctggaacaaaaaaaaatgtttattcCTGCAAACAGTTAAAAACCTCCAATCAGGTAaactatttctttatttggtgtttgattcgtattgatgtatttgaagtgaagaagtatgttgtttttggttgaggaaataatgagcctgtatcctcccaaattctgttgttgaagtgtttggtgtgaaaagggtagagacagtgcagtagggcagaacacgtacatATGAAAGCAATTTCATTtatttcacatgcaaaccactttaTGACACAGCTTCCGAGTAATTTATCCAGTTCCATTGGTCAAACCACTGAGGTTGGAAGCTTCTCAGAGTAGGATTGGTCTGTCCAAAACTTCTTTTGGGAAAGATGGCATTTCTTGGCTGATGAGGTTTTTCCAAATTGAAAAGGGAAACTTGGTTTCTGATCTTACAAATGGGACTCTCCTTACTTGGCGAGGTGTTGCTGAAAATTGACTTTCACTGGCTGGCATGGCTGAGGTTTGACTTTCACTGGCTGGCATGGCTGAAGATTGACTTTCACTGGCTGGCATGGCTGAGGTTTGACTTTCACTGGCTGGCATGGCTGAAGATTGACTTTCACTGGCTGGCATGGCTGAGGTTGGACTTTCACTGGCTGGCATGGCTGAGGTTTGACTTTCTCTGGTTGGCATGGCTGAGGTTTGACTTTCACTGGCTGGCATGGCTGAGGTTTGACTTTCACTGGTTGGCATGGCTGAGGTTTGACTTTCTCTGGCTGGCGTGGCTGAGGTTTGACTTTCTCTGACTGGCATGGCTGAGGTTTGACTTTCTCTGGCTGGCATGGCTGAGGTTTGACTTTCACTGGCTGGCGTGGCTGAGGTTTGACTTTCACTGGCTGCCAGATGTGACTGGTTGATCTGTTTTTGGCACCTTCTTCAAGAAGATATCAAGAGAGCTTTGACTTTTTCGCTTCTTTCCTTCAGAGTGACGAGCATCTTCTACGTCTTTATAGGGCTGCCGGAGGGTTTTTAAGAACGTAGATCTATCCGCCATATCGCCCATCAAGTTGGTGATTTCGGGATCATGTGACAGTGTAGATTCAAAATAATCAGCCACCTTGTTTCTCAGCGATCTAGAGTCTTTGGCTAGTCCAGGACTGAGTTGTATCACCGAATGAAATAGGCAATCGCCATCATACGGCACATTTGAGTGCAGCTCTAAATTCCGTTCTGCAGCTTTGCTGACGAGGAGTTGAAGCTGTGTTGTCCGTTCCAGTTGTTCAGACTGTGCACTTTCAATCGATCTCTGCATGATGCACCGCTGAAAAAACCCACAAGGAGAGTGAATCTCTCGTGCGCTCCCTTGTCATAACAGTACAGAGGCGGGCAGCCAGATATGTGAACAACGAGCGACTTTGAGCGGACAACCCTAAGTTAGTCCGGTTAGTCCAGTGCGCATGACAGAACCTAGGTTGGGTTAGCTTAGAAGatcgaagaaaaaacaaccgaTTGGCCATGCTGTACAAGATCAACGCCGGCATGGTAGGCATTGAACCAACTGCCTTTTACAAGCGCTCTGACCCTAGATCTAGTAACACGAGGGCCAAATCGAATTAATCAAGAACAAGATTACCACCCACACATTCTTCCACAGAACCATATCATTATGACAAACTATGCACTGAATGTAGTGATGAACTAAAAAGATCTACAGTACTAAATCACAAACTTAACTACACACCTTAGGAAATACGATAGCACAATCTCGTGAAAAAGCAGCAGACACACCAAATCGGAACTTTCTGTCTCTATTGCAAAAGAAGAGCGTTATC
This region of Littorina saxatilis isolate snail1 linkage group LG8, US_GU_Lsax_2.0, whole genome shotgun sequence genomic DNA includes:
- the LOC138974351 gene encoding uncharacterized protein, which encodes MLVRKQGTSAGLLAELREELTFLAGHLFRANWLHQQFEAMRKSTPFPPKTVGMVLDFAENFNCTYQDEVQSAHWHHELATVHPIVTYYAYAHCQECVTESLVFISDDKQHDHHAVHHFTTAAVEHLKSARSLDVDHIVQWTDGCGSQYKSKGPFADISHALDDHGSTFERNFFGSRHGKGPSDGESAVVKHNAATAIKGGAAIVTDAKDLFDY